A single genomic interval of Odontesthes bonariensis isolate fOdoBon6 chromosome 3, fOdoBon6.hap1, whole genome shotgun sequence harbors:
- the LOC142376875 gene encoding golgin subfamily A member 7-like, producing the protein MAETHSLQDLHQLTASSKVFIQRDYSSGILCKFQTKFPSELDSRLDKQQFEETIQTLNNLYAEAEKIGGKSYLEGCLACLTAYTIFLCMETHYEKVLKKIARYIKDQNEKIFAPRGLLLTDPIERGLRVVEITIFEDRSIGSGR; encoded by the exons ATGGCTGAG ACCCACAGTTTACAGGACCTCCATCAGCTAACCGCCTCCTCCAAGGTGTTTATCCAGAGAGACTACAGCTCAGGAATCCTATGTAAATTCCAGACCAAGTTCCCTTCTGAACTGGACTCAAGG CTTGATAAGCAGCAGTTTGAAGAGACCATCCAGACTCTAAACAACCTGTATGCCGAGGCTGAGAAAATCGGGGGGAAGTCATATCTGGAAGGCTGCTTGGCTTGTCTGACCGCCTACACCATCTTCCTCTGTATGGAGACCCACTATGAAAAG GTGTTAAAGAAGATTGCAAGATACATTAAGGATCAGAATGAGAAGATTTTTGCTCCCAGGGGCTTGTTGCTGACCGATCCCATAGAGAGAGGCCTCAGGGTT GTTGAAATTACCATATTCGAAGACAGAAGTATTGGCTCCGGAAGATAG
- the r3hcc1 gene encoding R3H and coiled-coil domain-containing protein 1: MDELEAYQQRSDGKSVLLFPPLPSRLRYLIHKTIEDLPELTTFSVGESWCRRVVICHSELRGESEEEDSDFENNSFSCEEFPSGRAGMESNIKPKPSIPSRSRGAKRPDKPLYMPRAAREKLSLQSSQSPTAYTDSTASAPSSSNSTSCPANSCPSSETTETPTYSSSYADGITDTSANISAPCPREKTQMLALRLHESEAHAWEQTQCCFAEMNLEDERQDLASVQYGVQTEDTTTGTDDVTELIKAHLKQAEAVSIEHVHNDFSVYESVSLNSDDFRHVIEIYDFPAVLKTDDLFDAFTEYSDGGMKIKWVDNTHALGVFSSEAAAIHALSISHPLLKARALSEGSKKAQGKALRRAEFIQPVKERPRTDSAVARRMVTRALGLRGRGRALRY; this comes from the exons ATGGATGAGCTGGAGGCATACCAACAGAGAAGCGACGGCAAAAG CGTGCTTCTGTTCCCCCCGTTACCAAGCAGACTACGATACCTGATCCACAAGACGATAGAAGACTTACCAGAGCTCACCACCTTCTCTGTGGGGGAGAGCTGGTGCCGCAGGGTGGTGATCTGCCATTCGGAGCTGCG GGGGGagtcagaagaagaagacagtGATTTTGAGAACAACAGCTTCTCGTGTGAGGAGTTCCCGAGCGGGAGGGCGGGGATGGAAAGCAACATCAAGCCTAAACCTTCAATCCCGTCGCGGAGCCGAGGAGCCAAAAGGCCGGACAAGCCCCTGTACATGCCACGAGCTGCACGGGAGAAACTGTCTTTACAAAGCTCGCAAAGCCCAACGGCGTACACAGACTCCACGGCTTCAGCTCCGAGTAGCAGTAATTCCACCAGCTGTCCGGCAAATTCTTGTCCCTCTTCCGAAACGACAGAAACTCCAACGTACTCATCCTCTTACGCGGACGGTATCACCGACACTTCTGCAAACATTTCGGCTCCGTGTCCTCGGGAAAAGACACAAATGCTGGCGCTCAGGCTGCATGAAAGCGAGGCTCACGCCTGGGAGCAGACTCAGTGCTGCTTCGCTGAGATGAACTTGGAGGATGAGAGGCAGGACCTCGCTAGCGTGCAGTACGGTGTTCAGACAGAGGACACGACCACGGGGACTGATGACGTGACTGAGCTG ATCAAGGCGCATCTAAAACAGGCGGAAGCTGTCTCGATCGAACACGTCCACAATGACTTCTCCGTCTACGAGAGCGTATCCCTCAACTCGGATGACTTTCGCCACGTTATCGAGATCTACGACTTCCCGGCTGTTCTCAAGACGGACGATCTCTTTGATGCTTTCACAGAATACAG TGATGGCGGGATGAAGATCAAGTGGGTGGACAACACACACGCCCTGGGGGTTTTCTCCAGCGAGGCAGCAG CAATCCACGCCCTCTCTATCAGTCACCCACTGCTGAAGGCACGAGCGCTTTCTGAGGGGAGTAAAAAAGCCCAAGGAAAGGCCCTGAGACGGGCAG AATTCATCCAGCCAGTGAAGGAGCGTCCCAGGACAGACAGCGCCGTGGCCCGGCGGATGGTGACCAGAGCTTTGGGCTTACGGGGGCGAGGCAGAGCGCTGAGATACTGA